In Malus sylvestris chromosome 16, drMalSylv7.2, whole genome shotgun sequence, the following are encoded in one genomic region:
- the LOC126608904 gene encoding uncharacterized protein LOC126608904 codes for MAAEDLTVQVLNLAPRVTLAELNTFFSYCGTVQQIQLLRDKDQLPYALVTFVQPYAFQTALLLDDATFGGQQIGILPAYDIRIPIVSDEDVKDDHTQTKNQLGFIPTANMLRKSPTANMLKKSKEEMEEKLKLSEKAGRVLMNQTRSAIYAVEQAAGRMGTALMNNNYVATGARGFSDVLDKASRSASELGIRKREK; via the exons GTTCTCAACCTTGCTCCAAGGGTGACTCTTGCTGAATTGAATACCTTCTTCTCTTACTGTGGAACTGTTCAACAAATCCAGCTCCTGAG GGATAAAGACCAATTACCGTATGCTTTAGTGACTTTTGTGCAGCCTTATGCTTTTCAAACTGCTCTTCTCCTTGAT GATGCTACCTTTGGAGGCCAACAAATTGGCATATTACCTGCATATGATATAAGAATTCCTATAGTTTCAGATGAAGACGTTAAAGATGATCACACCCAG ACCAAAAACCAATTAGGTTTCATCCCGACTGCCAATATGTTGAGGAAAAGCCCAACTGCCAATATGTTGAAGAAAAGCAAGGAAGAGATGGAGGAGAAGTTGAAGCTGTCGGAGAAAGCGGGGAGAGTGCTGATGAACCAAACAAGATCGGCAATTTATGCGGTTGAGCAGGCAGCAGGACGCATGGGAACTGCACTTATGAACAATAACTATGTTGCAACTGGTGCTAGAGGCTTTTCTGATGTACTTGATAAAGCCTCAAGGTCTGCCTCAGAGTTGGGAattaggaagagagagaagtaa
- the LOC126609078 gene encoding probable 3-beta-hydroxysteroid-Delta(8),Delta(7)-isomerase, whose translation ISGLPGQDCHRRDGVIGSQRKWRDQTAGVYGNHPYAPRDLKLPGFVPGFLSQSTIVGVYGVSSLLVVSLTWLFSGRSPRKSKLDRWLMCWWAFTGLTHLILEGYFAFAPEFYKDKTAWYPAEVWKEYSKGDSRYAARDAGVVAVERLTAVIEGPASLLAVYAISKGKSYSYILQFAISLGQLYGTAVYFITAYLDGDQFATSSFYYYAYYIAANASWVVIPTLISIRCWKKISAAVQAQGQGQGQKKNKTR comes from the exons ATATCGGGCCTCCCAGGGCAAGATTGTCATCGACGAGACGGTGTAATTGGTAGCCAGCGAAAATGGAGGGATCAGACGGCTGGAGTTTATGGGAATCATCCGTACGCCCCGAGGGATCTAAAGCTACCGGGATTCGTACCTGGCTTTCTCTCACAGTCCACCATTGTCGGCGTCTACGGCGTCTCCTCCCTACTCGTCGTTTCCCTCACCTGGCTCTTCTCCG GGAGGTCACCGAGGAAATCAAAACTTGATAGATGGCTAATGTGCTGGTGGGCTTTCACCGGCCTTACACACTTGATACTCGAAGGCTATTTTGCGTTTGCGCCTGAGTTCTACAAGGATAAGACTGCTTGGTACCCGGCTGAAGTTT GGAAAGAGTATAGCAAAGGTGATTCAAGATATGCAGCTAGGGATGCAGGCGTCGTTGCTGTTGAAAGATTAACTGCAGTTATTGAAGGTCCGGCTAGCCTTCTTGCTGT GTATGCAATATCTAAAGGCAAGTCATATAGCTACATACTTCAGTTTGCCATTTCGTTGGGTCAGCTCTATGGAACTGCTGTGTACTTCATAACAGCCTACTTGGATGGTGACCAATTTGCTACAAGTTCGTTTTACTACTATGCATACTACATTGCTGCAAACGCCTCCTGGGTTGTAATACCGACGCTCATTTCCATCCGCTGTTGGAAGAAGATTTCTGCTGCAGTACAAGCTCAAGGCCAAGGCCAAGGTcagaaaaagaacaaaactcGCTGA
- the LOC126608900 gene encoding uncharacterized protein LOC126608900, with protein MSTAEKIRHLKDCSSIELKVISCKDLSAFNFFNRLSVYAAASIFNDEAKKEEQKKHLQQRQKTPVDREGDCNPEWNHPMQFDTKDLSLVDEFDNLFVEFNIRCDSVFGKKSIGKVRVPFADLIDDQCNEAVRFVSYQVRTSDGKPNGVLNFSYKVIKKNTKVGIRDSQESDSSSKLTTASVYPDPADNTVQSLYPTLDVQVQSRDLNVSYPSLSDVRAPVPTISVPSPKFNCHWRPEPYNMKTLPSQLPFSPPATGPAGVNCHPCQPLPFAQSPTPRIRSCYENPAGT; from the coding sequence ATGTCCACAGCTGAGAAAATCAGGCACCTGAAAGATTGCAGCTCCATAGAACTGAAGGTAATCTCCTGCAAGGATCTCAGTGccttcaatttcttcaacaGGCTGTCTGTCTACGCTGCTGCCTCCATCTTCAACGACGAAGCGAAGAAAGAAGAACAGAAGAAACATCTGCAGCAACGCCAGAAGACGCCGGTTGATAGAGAAGGGGACTGCAATCCTGAATGGAACCACCCCATGCAATTCGACACGAAGGACTTGTCCCTGGTTGACGAGTTCGATAATCTCTTTGTAGAATTCAACATACGATGTGACAGCGTCTTTGGCAAGAAGAGCATTGGAAAAGTCCGGGTGCCATTCGCGGACTTGATCGATGATCAGTGCAATGAAGCAGTCAGGTTCGTGAGCTACCAGGTTCGGACAAGCGATGGTAAGCCTAATGGGGTCTTGAACTTTTCTTACAAGGTGATCAAGAAGAACACTAAAGTTGGAATCCGTGATTCCCAGGAATCCGATTCCTCGTCCAAATTAACCACAGCCAGTGTTTATCCTGATCCTGCTGATAATACAGTCCAATCTCTTTACCCCACCTTGGACGTGCAAGTGCAATCCCGGGATTTAAACGTATCCTATCCTTCGCTATCCGATGTTCGGGCTCCTGTGCCGACAATTTCAGTTCCTTCTCCCAAGTTCAATTGCCATTGGAGGCCAGAACCCTACAACATGAAGACGCTGCCATCTCAGCTCCCGTTTTCTCCGCCGGCAACTGGGCCTGCAGGTGTTAATTGTCATCCATGTCAGCCCTTGCCATTTGCACAGTCTCCAACTCCAAGGATTAGAAGTTGCTATGAGAATCCAGCCGGGACTTGA
- the LOC126608905 gene encoding uncharacterized protein LOC126608905, which yields MKNKASVFLKHIITLLSSIAKAKSLAIKSKTSAAKARLIMFSLVKNKKVLMDTVSHKIHSLLGHDHRDQEEEEGDQIKALVLYNAIANEYSHAVGTSICMLRYNGRDEEEEDDDDDDDNYPDLRHSLFDENENFDDVKDGGSVIDLVKNSKVEGEDFKLEDEIDHVADLFINRFHKQMRLQKLLSFKRYQEMINRSV from the coding sequence ATGAAGAACAAGGCTTCTGTTTTCTTGAAACATATAATCACCTTGCTGAGTTCCATAGCCAAGGCCAAGTCCTTGGCTATCAAGAGCAAAACTAGCGCTGCGAAAGCTCGCCTGATAATGTTCTCATTGGTGAAGAACAAGAAGGTTTTGATGGACACCGTGTCACACAAGATCCACAGTCTCCTAGGCCACGATCACCGCGatcaagaggaggaggagggagaccAAATCAAGGCGCTTGTTCTCTACAATGCCATTGCCAATGAGTACTCACATGCAGTTGGTACTTCGATCTGCATGCTTAGGTACAATGGCcgagatgaggaggaggaggacgacgacgacgacgatgatAACTACCCTGATCTCAGGCACTCATTGTTCGATGAAAATGAGAACTTTGATGATGTCAAGGATGGCGGGTCTGTGATCGATCTGGTGAAGAATTCCAAGGTGGAAGGAGAGGATTTCAAGCTGGAAGACGAAATAGATCACGTTGCGGATTTGTTCATTAATAGGTTCCATAAACAAATGCGCTTGCAAAAGCTTCTCTCCTTCAAAAGGTATCAAGAAATGATCAACAGAAGCGTCTGA